Proteins from a genomic interval of Leptospira bandrabouensis:
- a CDS encoding flagellar basal body L-ring protein FlgH: protein MLKDKLTKIPTLVFSFLFLLILLLFFTSASTLFADSLWKDKDPYSYPKTIQPGTVVKVVLKNELRVEYESEYKATFDNDIKTVPDKKLVPDLPTYNSNSTYMRSKVGKSKSQGKVVGVMAVLVTGIDPGTGNLELEGSKVFNLSEERINLRLSGTISPEDLDKNRFISSDLIANLRVEYQGTLNPKELTNPNIQMKRITNPDGSVTEKAELSEQEKQEIILKNIKRLLGESE, encoded by the coding sequence ATGTTGAAAGATAAACTTACAAAGATTCCAACGTTAGTTTTTTCTTTTTTATTTCTACTTATTCTATTGTTATTCTTTACATCTGCTTCTACTTTGTTTGCGGATTCTCTTTGGAAAGACAAGGATCCGTATTCGTATCCGAAAACCATCCAACCAGGGACTGTGGTAAAGGTAGTTTTAAAAAACGAGCTTCGAGTGGAATATGAGTCCGAATACAAAGCTACTTTTGATAACGATATCAAAACGGTTCCCGATAAAAAGTTAGTTCCTGACCTTCCAACTTATAACTCGAATTCCACATACATGCGTTCCAAAGTTGGTAAGTCCAAATCTCAAGGCAAAGTGGTAGGTGTCATGGCAGTCCTTGTTACAGGGATTGATCCGGGTACGGGGAATTTGGAACTTGAGGGAAGTAAGGTATTTAATTTATCGGAAGAAAGAATTAACCTTCGTTTGTCGGGAACTATTTCTCCTGAAGATTTAGACAAAAATCGATTCATTTCGAGTGATCTGATTGCCAACTTAAGAGTGGAATACCAAGGAACTTTAAATCCTAAAGAACTCACTAATCCGAACATCCAAATGAAACGGATCACAAATCCCGATGGAAGTGTAACGGAAAAAGCAGAACTATCAGAACAAGAAAAACAAGAAATCATTTTAAAGAATATCAAACGACTCTTAGGTGAAAGTGAGTAA
- the flgG gene encoding flagellar basal-body rod protein FlgG — protein MMRSLWTGATGMIAQQFHIDTVANNLANVNTTGFKKNRVDFEDLVYQHQVLAGTPATSVSEIPTGVNVGHGVKVAATQKLFEIGSFQATGNKLDLALTGEMAFFKIQMPDGTFSYSRDGSFKIDSNQQVVTSNGYLLEPPIILPENAILNTLMVSEEGEVTVKIGNDIRPTTIGQLELYRFVNPAGLQAVGKNLFRETVASGPEIPGMPSQEGYGSVLQGFLEMSNVKIVEEMVNMIVAQRAYESNSKTIQTSDNMLSTAIGLKR, from the coding sequence ATGATGCGATCCCTTTGGACCGGTGCTACCGGGATGATTGCCCAACAATTCCATATTGATACGGTGGCCAATAACCTTGCCAACGTAAACACCACTGGTTTTAAAAAGAATCGTGTGGACTTCGAAGATTTAGTGTACCAACACCAAGTGCTTGCGGGAACTCCAGCCACCTCTGTTTCCGAAATTCCTACTGGTGTGAATGTGGGGCACGGGGTAAAAGTCGCCGCCACACAGAAGTTATTCGAAATTGGATCTTTCCAAGCCACAGGAAATAAACTAGACCTTGCTCTAACTGGCGAGATGGCGTTTTTTAAAATCCAAATGCCCGATGGCACTTTCTCTTACTCAAGAGATGGATCTTTTAAAATTGATTCGAACCAACAAGTGGTGACCTCTAACGGTTACTTACTCGAACCACCGATCATCCTACCTGAAAATGCAATTCTCAATACCCTAATGGTTTCCGAGGAAGGGGAAGTGACTGTAAAAATCGGTAACGACATTCGACCCACAACCATTGGCCAATTGGAACTCTACCGGTTTGTAAACCCGGCAGGTCTCCAAGCAGTGGGGAAAAACTTGTTTCGTGAAACTGTGGCGTCTGGTCCTGAGATTCCAGGGATGCCTTCGCAAGAGGGATACGGAAGTGTCTTACAAGGATTTTTGGAAATGAGTAACGTAAAAATCGTGGAAGAGATGGTGAATATGATTGTGGCACAAAGGGCCTATGAATCCAATTCCAAAACCATCCAAACCTCAGATAACATGCTTTCTACGGCGATTGGACTCAAACGTTAA
- a CDS encoding flagellar basal body P-ring protein FlgI, with amino-acid sequence MNQNQTYLEFKKETFRFFSKPLVASVIFLLGTLPSFAVETRLKDLVRIDAVRENQLTGFGLVVGLNGTGDTKNPLTEEALQNYLAGLGVNTKKNLRDAKNTASVLITANVPVNLKEGDKIDVLVSSLGDARSLEGGVLLQSPLKAGNGETIAVASGVLAFGGKEKKRGGADKKSGSNTALVPMGAILEKSVPNAPVTKSVKLTLLEKDYTTMGAIVDAITAELQVVPEVVSPTEVLVPLPLKTTGQTSAGEMATGEPKLDLAFLAKLENLTINSSPVARVVINERTGTIVMGANIAIDEVAISQQGLTIQIASRDKARYFFPIQEEGKGESVFVLKETTQVSDVVGALNKVGASTRDIISILEALKKQGALKAELVIQ; translated from the coding sequence ATGAATCAAAATCAAACTTACCTAGAGTTTAAAAAAGAAACTTTCCGATTTTTCTCAAAACCATTGGTAGCAAGTGTAATTTTCCTTTTGGGAACTCTCCCTAGTTTTGCTGTAGAAACGAGACTCAAAGATTTAGTGCGGATTGATGCAGTTCGCGAAAACCAACTCACAGGTTTTGGGCTTGTGGTTGGTCTTAATGGAACAGGAGATACTAAAAATCCTCTCACAGAAGAAGCCTTACAAAATTACCTCGCAGGTCTTGGTGTGAATACCAAAAAGAATCTAAGAGATGCCAAAAACACAGCTTCGGTGCTCATCACAGCCAACGTTCCTGTCAACTTAAAAGAAGGGGATAAAATTGATGTTTTGGTTTCGTCTCTTGGGGATGCACGTTCTTTGGAAGGAGGAGTGCTTTTGCAATCGCCACTCAAAGCAGGGAATGGAGAAACCATTGCTGTTGCTTCCGGCGTACTCGCGTTTGGTGGAAAAGAGAAAAAACGTGGTGGGGCTGATAAAAAATCAGGATCCAATACGGCTCTTGTTCCTATGGGTGCGATTTTGGAAAAATCGGTTCCCAATGCCCCTGTGACAAAATCAGTCAAACTCACACTTCTCGAAAAAGATTACACAACGATGGGAGCCATTGTGGATGCCATCACTGCTGAACTTCAAGTTGTGCCAGAAGTAGTCTCTCCCACAGAAGTCCTGGTTCCCCTTCCTCTAAAAACCACTGGCCAAACTTCCGCCGGAGAAATGGCAACAGGAGAACCTAAACTGGATTTGGCCTTTCTTGCTAAGTTAGAAAATTTAACGATCAATTCTTCGCCTGTGGCCCGTGTGGTGATCAACGAAAGGACAGGGACGATCGTGATGGGAGCAAATATTGCCATTGATGAGGTGGCCATTTCCCAACAAGGTCTGACCATTCAAATTGCCAGTAGAGACAAGGCTCGGTATTTTTTTCCCATCCAAGAAGAAGGCAAAGGCGAATCTGTTTTTGTTTTAAAAGAAACCACCCAAGTTTCGGATGTGGTGGGAGCTCTCAACAAGGTGGGGGCTTCTACCCGGGACATTATTTCGATTCTTGAGGCTTTAAAGAAACAAGGGGCTTTAAAAGCAGAACTTGTGATTCAGTAA
- a CDS encoding YhjD/YihY/BrkB family envelope integrity protein: MNTLTKPSLLVRLTAIPEENGWKRKLILSIRVLLVSVHRFMKDDCLIIGSSLAYTTIVTLIPTLTVALALITVASGIQTRQGEMVDDINAYLLRNNIQFDITPYLETLTDIISTASQIGAVGFVVFIFSATAVLRSLEKAFHIIWKIDLHRNVINKFVFYFFLISFGPLLFVVGKNITDKISDSVRPPHLKSIVSTKQGELWVAGEKGNIGTIKELNKSISFIPNASIDFENMLCVDFDTVETGTCKKPDISKENFFRIRSVGNDLFTISEDGTFLYSNDLGKTWKLHSLKGITIADFGAIDFDTLFILTKDTRTLRYEIGKTLKEIKRFTDPNITPIRVRFFTEKDGFILDREGRLWKTSDGGTTFFPQEISPKPLNDIAFLTRNVGFLVGDNGAIFKTTDGGYTWTDLSHRKYSYERVWVFTSPKKQDYDIFILTSLGDILLSEDEGENWSTAYKGKEGMILDMILLSKKTKEKEVSLEESTLQRDDGIEIESQNEAETLNEGMLGIVGVGEFNKIIRVEEDEKGQTIWKKYQGGKRFFSMYSIFQILLPLLALWLFFLLIFNIIPNTKVPIKASSIGAAVTGIILIIFFWGFINIYLTSFTEKTMLVYKALAAIPIALLAIYSISLIILYGAEVTATLQFPDRYILPKHPFEDTDNNLSYEFYKTIQVLALTYDHQSKKGELIKLSNLRKTLLMPEKELNEILEKLNGAKLLEITEDKRIAPVKLKEQIDLVALYEETSSFKMGAPKELMKISPKLNESLNVLEEKLKEELKKISFKDLV; this comes from the coding sequence ATGAACACTCTAACAAAACCATCCTTACTTGTCAGACTGACAGCCATTCCCGAAGAAAATGGTTGGAAACGAAAACTCATCCTAAGTATTCGCGTTTTGTTAGTTTCGGTTCACAGGTTTATGAAAGACGATTGTCTCATCATAGGATCAAGTCTTGCGTATACAACTATTGTGACACTGATCCCCACTTTAACGGTAGCCCTTGCGCTGATTACCGTGGCTTCGGGAATCCAAACTAGGCAAGGGGAAATGGTAGATGACATCAACGCCTACCTACTTAGAAACAATATTCAATTCGATATCACTCCTTATCTAGAAACGTTGACGGACATTATATCGACGGCATCTCAAATTGGAGCTGTAGGTTTTGTTGTTTTTATTTTTTCCGCAACGGCAGTTTTAAGATCCCTAGAAAAAGCCTTCCATATCATTTGGAAAATTGACCTGCACAGAAATGTGATCAACAAATTCGTTTTTTACTTTTTCCTAATTTCTTTTGGTCCCCTTCTATTTGTTGTCGGGAAAAATATCACAGATAAAATTTCTGATTCGGTTCGCCCTCCTCACTTAAAGTCAATTGTTTCCACCAAACAAGGAGAACTATGGGTGGCTGGAGAAAAAGGTAATATAGGAACCATCAAAGAACTCAACAAATCCATTTCCTTTATTCCTAATGCAAGCATCGATTTTGAAAACATGCTCTGCGTTGATTTTGATACTGTGGAAACCGGAACCTGTAAAAAACCAGACATCTCAAAAGAAAATTTTTTTAGAATTCGAAGTGTTGGTAATGATTTATTTACTATTTCCGAAGACGGAACTTTTTTATATTCCAACGACTTAGGAAAAACTTGGAAACTCCATTCATTAAAAGGGATTACAATTGCAGATTTTGGTGCTATCGATTTTGACACTTTATTCATTCTCACCAAAGACACTCGTACACTTCGCTACGAAATTGGAAAAACTTTAAAAGAAATCAAACGTTTCACAGATCCGAATATAACACCAATTCGTGTTAGGTTCTTTACGGAAAAAGATGGGTTTATCTTGGACCGGGAAGGTAGATTATGGAAAACAAGCGATGGAGGGACCACTTTTTTCCCACAGGAAATTTCTCCCAAACCTTTGAATGACATTGCCTTCCTCACTCGAAATGTTGGTTTTCTCGTTGGTGATAACGGAGCTATATTCAAAACCACTGATGGAGGTTATACCTGGACTGACTTAAGCCACAGAAAATATTCTTATGAAAGAGTTTGGGTTTTTACTTCTCCCAAAAAACAAGATTACGATATATTCATCTTAACTTCTCTCGGTGATATTTTATTATCCGAAGATGAAGGTGAAAATTGGTCTACGGCTTACAAAGGAAAAGAGGGTATGATTCTAGATATGATTTTACTCTCGAAAAAGACAAAAGAAAAGGAAGTTTCCTTAGAGGAATCCACTTTGCAAAGGGATGATGGCATCGAAATCGAATCTCAAAACGAAGCAGAAACACTCAATGAAGGAATGTTAGGCATTGTTGGTGTAGGTGAATTTAATAAAATCATTCGAGTTGAAGAAGATGAAAAAGGCCAAACCATTTGGAAAAAATACCAAGGCGGAAAAAGATTTTTCTCCATGTATTCCATTTTTCAAATCCTCCTACCACTCCTTGCACTTTGGCTTTTCTTTTTATTAATTTTTAATATCATCCCCAATACTAAAGTTCCCATCAAAGCCTCTTCGATTGGAGCTGCGGTGACTGGAATCATTCTTATCATTTTCTTTTGGGGGTTTATCAACATTTACCTAACATCCTTTACCGAAAAAACAATGTTAGTGTATAAAGCACTTGCGGCCATCCCCATTGCCCTACTTGCCATTTATTCCATCTCACTCATCATTTTATATGGTGCAGAAGTCACTGCCACTTTACAATTCCCTGATCGTTACATCCTTCCTAAACATCCGTTTGAAGATACTGATAATAATCTATCGTATGAGTTTTACAAAACCATCCAAGTATTGGCTCTCACCTATGACCACCAATCCAAAAAAGGAGAACTCATCAAATTATCAAATCTCAGAAAAACACTTTTGATGCCAGAAAAAGAGTTAAATGAGATTCTAGAAAAGTTAAATGGAGCTAAACTTTTGGAAATCACCGAAGACAAACGGATAGCGCCGGTGAAACTAAAAGAACAAATTGATTTGGTAGCTTTATACGAAGAAACTTCTAGTTTCAAAATGGGGGCACCGAAAGAACTAATGAAAATTTCACCCAAACTGAATGAAAGCCTAAATGTGTTGGAAGAAAAACTAAAAGAAGAACTTAAAAAAATCTCGTTTAAAGATTTGGTTTAA
- a CDS encoding M16 family metallopeptidase — MASVIECKRTVLPNGLTVLFQPMKHASSMGVGVFLKQGSLAETNSEHGYFHFLEHMLFKDTERRTSKEIAESIERVGGILNGSTGREYTQYYVVAIKDQAELAFDILSDMLFRPLFRKEDIHTEKGVIMEEMRSYEDAPDDFVYDYYFRNIFEKSPYGRDIIGTKKSVTGVSEKSIRTFFQKHYFPKNMVISVSGNFTWEKILDLTNKYFSFENPKGKNPTELIIPAPKKSYSKHLERRKIEQFHIMLGVNGNKRDYRTVTVTQLISTILGGGMASRLFQNIREKEGLCYSIYSFPSYYKTTGLFSISSATSKEKAARCVELILKELESISKNGFSKSELADAKSNQMGSIAIGYELPENRMNNIGLQEIYYGKYFSLEDRMKSIKSVTLEEINETAKQLFDLKKVHLSCVGDMSESQFAKIPVQFGG, encoded by the coding sequence GTCATCGAGTGTAAACGAACCGTTTTACCCAATGGGTTAACGGTTCTCTTTCAACCTATGAAACACGCATCCTCTATGGGGGTGGGTGTTTTTTTAAAACAAGGCAGTCTTGCCGAAACTAATTCCGAACATGGTTACTTTCACTTTTTAGAGCATATGCTCTTTAAGGATACCGAACGTAGAACGAGTAAAGAAATTGCGGAATCCATCGAAAGAGTCGGTGGAATTCTAAATGGTTCGACTGGTCGTGAATACACACAGTACTACGTGGTCGCGATCAAAGACCAAGCAGAACTTGCTTTTGATATTCTTTCCGATATGTTATTTCGTCCTCTCTTTCGCAAAGAAGACATCCATACGGAAAAAGGTGTCATTATGGAAGAAATGCGTTCTTATGAAGACGCTCCTGATGACTTTGTTTATGATTATTATTTTCGTAATATCTTTGAAAAGTCACCTTACGGACGTGATATCATAGGTACCAAAAAATCTGTCACTGGGGTCAGTGAAAAATCCATCCGGACATTCTTTCAAAAACACTATTTCCCTAAAAATATGGTGATTTCCGTTTCAGGAAATTTTACTTGGGAAAAAATTTTGGACCTAACTAATAAATATTTTTCTTTTGAAAATCCAAAGGGAAAAAATCCGACGGAACTTATCATTCCAGCACCTAAAAAAAGTTATTCGAAGCATTTGGAGCGCCGGAAAATCGAACAGTTCCATATCATGCTTGGTGTGAATGGAAACAAACGGGATTACCGAACCGTAACTGTCACCCAACTCATTTCGACAATCCTTGGTGGGGGAATGGCATCTCGTCTTTTCCAAAACATCAGAGAAAAAGAAGGACTTTGTTATAGCATTTATAGTTTTCCTTCCTATTACAAAACTACGGGATTATTTTCTATTTCTTCTGCGACTTCCAAAGAAAAGGCAGCACGTTGTGTGGAACTCATTCTAAAGGAACTCGAAAGTATTTCCAAAAATGGGTTTTCCAAATCGGAACTTGCCGATGCAAAATCTAACCAAATGGGTTCGATTGCCATAGGATACGAACTTCCCGAAAACCGAATGAATAATATTGGTCTCCAAGAAATTTATTATGGTAAGTATTTTTCTTTGGAAGACCGAATGAAATCCATCAAGTCTGTGACCTTAGAGGAAATCAATGAAACCGCTAAACAGTTGTTTGATTTAAAGAAAGTGCATTTGTCTTGTGTGGGAGATATGTCTGAATCTCAGTTTGCCAAAATCCCTGTCCAGTTTGGTGGTTAG
- the dut gene encoding dUTP diphosphatase has translation MKLPEIQIQILKEGAVIPEYKTQGAAGMDLSACLTENLILPHGEVVFVPTGLAMAIPEGYEGQIRPRSGFSTKNRILMPNSPGTIDSDYRGEILIPLLNLSGADFVLEPGTRVAQMVLHSVAQLPIQVVAELSATERGAGGFGSTGK, from the coding sequence ATGAAATTACCTGAAATCCAAATTCAGATCTTAAAAGAAGGAGCTGTCATCCCTGAATATAAAACCCAAGGGGCTGCGGGGATGGATTTGTCTGCTTGCCTCACTGAAAACCTCATCCTTCCCCATGGCGAAGTGGTTTTTGTTCCGACAGGTCTTGCGATGGCCATTCCGGAAGGGTATGAAGGCCAGATTCGTCCAAGGAGTGGATTTTCTACCAAAAACCGGATTTTGATGCCAAATAGTCCCGGAACCATCGATTCTGATTATCGGGGAGAGATCCTTATCCCACTTTTAAACTTAAGTGGTGCCGACTTTGTTTTGGAGCCGGGTACTCGGGTGGCCCAAATGGTCCTTCACTCGGTAGCCCAACTTCCCATCCAAGTTGTGGCCGAACTTTCGGCTACAGAAAGGGGAGCCGGCGGATTTGGGAGCACGGGAAAATAA
- a CDS encoding rod-binding protein has product MDIHKIQDYSNRLSRSQDESILTRMKSYADEMKPSKKDGISDFQNLLENHEEIMGKVSSSSLRVPQNIREEIKEDPYRKKLYDASVEFESVFVKMMLKEMKNTIHKEKLIDGGYAEEIFEDMLYDEYAKNISQNESMGLAEEIYKQMSASLPPVKKNPYF; this is encoded by the coding sequence ATGGACATTCACAAAATCCAAGACTATTCGAATCGCCTAAGCCGCTCCCAGGATGAATCCATCCTCACCCGGATGAAGTCCTATGCGGATGAGATGAAACCATCGAAAAAGGATGGAATTTCTGATTTTCAGAATCTACTAGAAAACCACGAAGAAATTATGGGGAAGGTGAGTTCATCTTCCTTACGAGTCCCACAAAATATTCGTGAGGAGATCAAAGAAGATCCTTATAGAAAAAAACTGTATGATGCATCCGTAGAATTTGAGTCTGTATTTGTGAAGATGATGTTAAAGGAAATGAAAAACACCATTCACAAAGAAAAACTCATTGATGGTGGTTATGCGGAAGAAATTTTTGAAGACATGTTATACGACGAGTATGCAAAAAACATTTCCCAAAACGAATCGATGGGACTTGCCGAAGAGATCTACAAACAAATGTCAGCCTCTCTCCCACCTGTGAAAAAAAATCCATATTTCTAA
- the flgA gene encoding flagellar basal body P-ring formation chaperone FlgA, whose product MKLWVLLFFSLILSLPMVAKEKDFRLYLKPKTIVGAGEIRLSDFTNWKGNWNPVIFQNLQSPKILTPEQLVDVLNSRYSSETKGTGESVSFEVMGKEGILLPKTATVSKKELERSLWMDLKESVEQTIGEEGDLFRLSSEKDSILTISGTKLVWRNTGRTLHGGKRLFPLDYYFEGKMIHSESVPFLIEEKKKAYFTTKEIPAKTVLTEEDVELRSFFTADHNREYVEESPVGKTALGALASDTTIEKKQVRTLHTIERGQEVQLVYTTGNLFLKIKTRALASGNKGDEIPVLNLASQKIIKARVQNEGICLLEEI is encoded by the coding sequence ATGAAACTTTGGGTTCTATTATTTTTTAGTTTGATTCTTTCTTTGCCAATGGTGGCAAAGGAAAAAGATTTTCGACTCTACTTAAAACCCAAAACCATTGTGGGTGCAGGGGAGATTCGTCTTTCTGATTTTACCAACTGGAAAGGAAATTGGAACCCAGTCATTTTTCAAAATTTACAATCACCAAAAATTCTGACTCCTGAACAATTGGTAGATGTTTTAAATTCTCGTTATAGTTCAGAAACAAAAGGAACAGGTGAATCTGTTTCCTTTGAAGTGATGGGAAAAGAGGGGATCTTACTTCCAAAAACCGCTACAGTTTCAAAAAAAGAATTGGAACGTTCTCTTTGGATGGATCTGAAAGAATCCGTAGAACAGACGATTGGTGAAGAAGGAGATTTGTTTCGGTTGAGTTCCGAAAAAGATTCTATCCTTACGATTTCTGGAACGAAACTCGTTTGGAGAAATACGGGTCGCACCCTCCACGGGGGGAAAAGGCTTTTCCCATTGGATTATTATTTTGAGGGAAAGATGATCCATTCGGAATCGGTTCCTTTTTTGATTGAAGAAAAGAAAAAGGCTTACTTTACAACAAAAGAAATCCCGGCAAAAACTGTACTAACAGAAGAAGATGTAGAACTTCGCTCCTTTTTTACCGCGGATCATAACAGGGAGTATGTGGAAGAAAGTCCTGTTGGGAAAACAGCCCTTGGAGCACTCGCCAGTGACACTACCATTGAAAAAAAACAGGTGAGAACTTTGCACACCATTGAAAGAGGACAAGAAGTACAACTTGTGTATACCACTGGGAATCTATTCTTAAAAATCAAAACTAGGGCACTGGCATCGGGAAACAAAGGGGATGAAATCCCTGTTCTCAATCTGGCTTCCCAAAAAATCATAAAAGCTAGAGTCCAAAATGAAGGGATCTGCCTTCTGGAAGAAATTTAA
- a CDS encoding class I SAM-dependent methyltransferase: protein MNQNLSLSEECPLNQTCDWKPLYTTTGKYSGLSIVECKTCKLQALFPRPNQKELYSKDYYQGKAEYTYIDERDHKKYFQYVWKARIQNIKKFIGTGNFLDIGSSFGGFLEMAKEEGFSIQGVEISEYAARYANEIGIPTFNGRLMDAKFPNNHFSVITLVEVIEHIENPKLFFKELTRILKPGGLLLLQTANFDGWQAKSEGSNYHYYMPGHVFYYSDTILKKILTNLGFGRFVSYFGVDFPLLAKLKKSKGSFQNWKDYLQWIRISYYHIKSKWKKNGYPITSSYVLYAFKKQETS, encoded by the coding sequence ATGAATCAAAATCTTTCTTTATCTGAAGAATGCCCATTAAACCAAACTTGTGATTGGAAACCACTTTATACTACAACTGGTAAGTATTCAGGATTGTCCATAGTTGAATGTAAAACTTGTAAACTCCAAGCACTCTTCCCTCGACCCAATCAAAAAGAACTTTATTCCAAAGATTATTACCAAGGGAAAGCGGAGTATACATACATTGATGAAAGGGATCATAAAAAATATTTTCAATATGTTTGGAAGGCAAGGATTCAAAATATAAAAAAGTTTATAGGAACCGGCAACTTTTTAGATATAGGTTCTTCCTTTGGTGGATTCTTAGAAATGGCTAAAGAAGAAGGATTTTCAATCCAAGGTGTTGAAATCTCAGAGTATGCCGCACGTTATGCGAATGAAATAGGAATTCCTACATTTAACGGAAGACTAATGGATGCAAAATTTCCAAACAATCATTTTAGTGTCATCACCCTTGTTGAAGTGATTGAACATATTGAAAATCCCAAACTTTTTTTTAAAGAACTCACAAGAATCCTAAAACCGGGTGGCCTCCTTCTCCTCCAAACCGCGAATTTTGACGGATGGCAGGCAAAATCAGAAGGTTCAAATTACCATTATTACATGCCCGGTCATGTTTTTTATTACTCAGACACCATCCTAAAAAAAATATTGACTAACCTTGGATTTGGTCGTTTTGTATCTTACTTCGGAGTAGATTTTCCATTGTTAGCAAAGCTAAAAAAATCAAAGGGTTCTTTTCAAAACTGGAAAGATTATTTGCAATGGATTCGTATTTCGTATTACCACATTAAGTCCAAGTGGAAAAAAAACGGATACCCAATCACCTCTAGTTACGTTTTGTACGCTTTTAAAAAACAGGAAACATCATGA
- a CDS encoding class I SAM-dependent methyltransferase, with translation MKNVWDEHYERPKSKLAFPDENLVRLLSRIQPKNKKALDFGCGSGRHSYLLQNEGYLVTACDTAKTTIDLLNEESSSIRFLHTPGMNLPFSPNEFGLIVSWGVFHYNPREDAKNLLSSLYESLDEGGYLLGSIRADGDTHLGLSQGKMNLADLNGGYAETYSLKDLKSFLSIFSKVSIGYSERTPLGKLEERICHWFFLAEK, from the coding sequence ATGAAAAATGTCTGGGATGAACACTATGAAAGGCCCAAATCCAAACTGGCCTTTCCTGATGAAAATTTAGTCCGTCTTTTATCCCGGATCCAACCAAAAAATAAAAAAGCCCTAGACTTTGGATGTGGATCAGGTAGACATTCCTATCTTTTGCAAAATGAAGGTTATTTGGTCACGGCCTGTGACACAGCAAAAACCACCATTGACCTGTTAAATGAGGAAAGTTCTTCCATTCGTTTTTTACATACACCAGGTATGAATCTCCCCTTTTCTCCAAATGAATTTGGGCTCATTGTCAGTTGGGGAGTTTTTCATTATAACCCAAGAGAGGATGCCAAAAATCTTTTATCATCTTTATATGAATCACTAGACGAAGGTGGTTATCTTTTGGGATCCATTCGTGCGGACGGAGATACTCATTTAGGTCTCAGTCAAGGCAAAATGAATTTGGCAGATCTAAACGGTGGTTATGCAGAAACCTATTCCCTAAAAGATTTAAAAAGTTTTTTATCCATTTTTTCCAAAGTATCTATTGGTTATTCGGAAAGAACTCCCCTGGGAAAACTAGAGGAACGAATTTGCCATTGGTTTTTCCTTGCTGAAAAGTAA